The proteins below come from a single Candidatus Chlamydia sanziniae genomic window:
- a CDS encoding UTP--glucose-1-phosphate uridylyltransferase, whose translation MTHTTYFPSAMNLASLTDKLKTICQEHLLDAWPSLSLKQQQRLYYQLSSINIDFFHKQRLLLSSPTAILKDFQPIISFASSGEDPERTHIGSSLLQEKKIACVVLAGGQGSRLKCDGPKGLFPVSPIKKKPLFQLVAEKVCAASKLAGKPLPLAFMTSPLNNWQTHSYFESNDYFHLDPQQVDFFCQPLWPLLSLSGDLFLEDIDILALGPNGNGCLATLLYTSGVWQKWKQAGIEMVSVIPIDNPLALPFDVELCGFHAMVNNEVTIKAALRQTAVEDVGILVQSYDSKKISVIEYSEIPQNERFAVDFDGKLKYCLANIGLYCLSMDFIEHAAYQQLPLYKAYKRAKQWGQLVSSEKNAWKFEEFIFDLFCYSKRCQTLVYPRQECFAPLKNLEGNHSPDTVRQALSDRERQLFHKVTGKQLSPDTTFELEADFYYPSTSTSLHWENKAFFEESFFEAS comes from the coding sequence ATGACTCATACCACATATTTTCCCTCTGCTATGAACCTAGCTTCACTAACAGACAAGCTCAAAACAATATGTCAAGAGCATTTATTAGATGCATGGCCTTCTCTTTCTCTTAAACAACAACAGAGACTATACTATCAACTTTCTTCTATAAATATAGATTTTTTTCATAAGCAACGCTTACTTCTTTCGTCTCCTACCGCCATTCTCAAAGATTTCCAACCTATCATTTCTTTTGCTTCTTCGGGAGAAGATCCAGAAAGAACTCACATAGGGTCATCACTTTTGCAAGAAAAAAAAATTGCATGTGTTGTTCTTGCCGGTGGTCAAGGATCTCGATTAAAATGTGATGGCCCTAAAGGATTATTTCCAGTCTCTCCTATTAAAAAAAAGCCGTTATTTCAACTTGTTGCTGAAAAGGTATGTGCAGCAAGTAAACTTGCTGGCAAGCCTTTGCCTCTAGCTTTTATGACTTCCCCTCTCAACAATTGGCAAACACACTCCTACTTTGAGTCTAACGACTATTTTCACCTAGACCCTCAGCAAGTAGACTTTTTTTGCCAGCCGCTTTGGCCACTGCTAAGTCTTTCTGGAGACCTTTTCCTAGAAGATATTGACATATTGGCTCTGGGGCCCAACGGCAATGGCTGTTTGGCAACGCTACTCTATACCTCTGGAGTTTGGCAGAAGTGGAAACAAGCAGGCATTGAAATGGTGAGTGTGATTCCCATCGATAATCCCCTTGCATTACCCTTTGATGTCGAACTCTGTGGCTTCCACGCTATGGTAAACAATGAAGTTACCATAAAGGCTGCCCTACGCCAAACAGCAGTTGAAGATGTAGGAATTCTCGTACAATCTTATGATTCCAAGAAAATTTCTGTTATTGAATATTCTGAAATTCCTCAAAATGAAAGATTCGCCGTTGATTTTGATGGTAAGTTGAAGTATTGTCTTGCCAATATTGGTCTGTACTGCTTATCCATGGATTTTATTGAACATGCAGCGTATCAACAACTGCCGTTATACAAAGCTTATAAGCGTGCGAAGCAATGGGGACAACTCGTTTCCTCAGAAAAGAATGCTTGGAAATTTGAGGAATTCATTTTTGATCTATTTTGCTATAGCAAACGTTGTCAAACTCTTGTCTATCCAAGACAGGAGTGCTTTGCTCCTCTAAAAAATCTCGAGGGTAATCACAGTCCCGACACGGTGAGACAAGCTCTTTCTGATAGAGAACGCCAGCTCTTCCATAAAGTCACAGGAAAACAACTTTCTCCAGACACAACATTTGAATTAGAAGCTGATTTTTATTATCCTTCAACCTCAACTTCCTTACATTGGGAAAACAAAGCATTTTTCGAAGAATCGTTTTTTGAGGCTTCATGA
- a CDS encoding CT620/CT621 family type III secretion system effector yields the protein MMNPRIERLELYQPTAMHTAASGELYERSSLLALEYIDVKELSHHLQVLKEVIKEARSLGLGRDFVASMNRSFLDTGVELAIMQTMLTEENNRDLRKRETKMFHQSMRKDSPKILITAPELSPTTDSVINKMPFQSAFAYILLDKYIPQQEQSLYALGRELNLAGYAQNLFSPLLEAIKTFNSAPINYNLGSYISQTSDTANFKYGYQMILSRYDSERAQLRNDVRNVENTNEILNKIRVNINDNASLTTDQKTQLLGIATTYQTELKLINEQLKDLMRNLDTLIFIPGSSQNSPAYTVMGADFSITKLQDLEHIVVDGVIDIATATAKGGLLNFFTMVLMDVQNYGDLAQTQQLMLDLELKAMQQQWSLVSASLKLMHGIYKTLIAGFKR from the coding sequence ATGATGAATCCTAGAATCGAGAGATTAGAACTTTACCAACCAACGGCTATGCATACAGCTGCATCAGGAGAGTTGTATGAGAGGTCTTCTCTACTGGCTTTAGAATACATAGATGTGAAAGAACTTTCTCATCATTTGCAAGTCCTCAAGGAGGTGATTAAGGAAGCTCGTAGTTTAGGTTTAGGACGTGATTTTGTTGCTTCTATGAATCGTAGTTTTTTAGATACTGGCGTAGAATTAGCAATTATGCAAACGATGCTTACAGAGGAAAATAATCGCGATTTGCGCAAACGAGAAACAAAAATGTTTCATCAATCTATGCGTAAGGACTCTCCAAAGATATTGATAACAGCACCTGAGCTCAGCCCTACTACAGATTCTGTGATTAATAAAATGCCATTTCAGTCTGCCTTTGCTTACATTCTTCTTGATAAGTACATTCCACAGCAAGAACAATCTCTTTATGCTCTTGGTCGTGAGCTCAATCTAGCAGGGTATGCTCAGAATCTTTTCAGTCCTTTGCTTGAGGCTATAAAAACATTCAACTCTGCTCCTATAAATTATAACTTAGGGTCATACATTTCCCAAACTTCAGATACCGCAAACTTTAAATACGGTTATCAGATGATACTGTCTCGTTATGATAGCGAAAGAGCACAATTACGTAATGACGTGAGGAATGTAGAAAATACGAACGAAATCTTGAATAAAATTCGTGTGAATATCAATGACAATGCGAGCTTGACGACAGATCAGAAAACCCAGCTTCTAGGTATCGCTACCACGTATCAGACAGAATTAAAATTGATAAATGAGCAGTTGAAAGATTTGATGAGAAATTTAGACACTTTAATTTTTATTCCCGGAAGTAGTCAAAATAGTCCTGCTTACACGGTTATGGGAGCAGACTTTTCAATTACTAAGCTTCAAGACTTAGAACATATTGTTGTTGACGGTGTCATTGATATTGCAACAGCAACAGCAAAAGGGGGATTGTTAAACTTCTTTACGATGGTCCTTATGGATGTACAAAATTATGGGGATTTGGCACAGACTCAGCAATTAATGCTAGACTTGGAGCTCAAAGCTATGCAACAACAGTGGAGTCTAGTATCTGCGTCACTGAAATTGATGCATGGCATTTATAAAACACTAATTGCAGGATTTAAACGTTAG
- a CDS encoding NAD(P)H-dependent glycerol-3-phosphate dehydrogenase, translating into MKEKIAYLGMGIWGFCLASLLANKGYQVTGWSRNAQLIKELQSIQRHPLAPDIPISPNLSFTTDMAEAINNATMIVEAVTSAGIRPVAEQLKTVTTLSVPFVITSKGIEQHTGLLLSEIMLEVLGNSAISYLGYLSGPSIAKEVIKGCPCSVVVSAYDSQTLKQIHNAFSTPTFRVYPNTDIKGIALGGALKNVIAIACGISEGFHFGNNAKAGLVTRGLHEIRKLAVIMNCRPETLNGLAGLGDLCVTCFSELSRNSKFGKLLAEGLTVEQAKAKIGMAVEGAYTALSAYQIAKHHKIEMPITMGIYRVLYENLDLKKGIAMLLQRNTKEEFL; encoded by the coding sequence ATGAAGGAAAAAATTGCATATTTAGGCATGGGAATTTGGGGATTCTGCTTAGCATCCCTACTTGCAAATAAAGGATATCAAGTTACAGGGTGGTCACGTAATGCCCAACTTATCAAAGAGCTACAGAGCATACAACGACATCCTTTAGCTCCTGATATCCCTATATCTCCGAATCTCTCTTTTACCACAGATATGGCAGAAGCTATAAATAATGCTACTATGATTGTTGAAGCTGTCACCTCAGCAGGAATTCGTCCTGTTGCGGAACAACTTAAGACAGTGACAACATTATCGGTACCATTCGTAATTACTTCAAAAGGCATTGAACAACATACAGGTCTTTTACTTAGTGAGATTATGCTTGAGGTTCTTGGGAATTCTGCAATTTCTTATTTAGGGTATCTCAGTGGCCCTTCCATTGCTAAAGAAGTCATTAAAGGCTGTCCTTGTTCTGTAGTAGTGAGTGCTTATGATTCTCAAACCTTAAAGCAAATTCATAATGCATTTTCTACACCGACATTTCGTGTCTATCCTAATACAGATATCAAAGGTATCGCCCTTGGCGGAGCTTTAAAAAATGTGATTGCTATTGCTTGTGGGATTTCCGAAGGATTTCATTTCGGAAATAACGCCAAAGCAGGACTTGTCACTCGGGGATTACATGAAATTCGTAAGTTAGCTGTCATTATGAACTGCCGTCCTGAAACCTTGAATGGCCTTGCTGGACTCGGAGATCTTTGTGTGACTTGCTTCTCAGAGTTAAGTAGAAATTCAAAATTTGGAAAACTTCTTGCAGAAGGATTGACAGTCGAACAAGCCAAAGCCAAAATCGGTATGGCTGTTGAAGGGGCGTACACTGCACTCTCCGCATACCAAATTGCCAAACACCATAAAATTGAAATGCCAATTACTATGGGAATCTATCGTGTTCTTTATGAAAACCTCGACCTTAAAAAAGGTATTGCGATGCTTCTACAACGCAATACTAAAGAAGAATTCCTATAA
- a CDS encoding CT620/CT621 family type III secretion system effector — protein MTIQSYYINFTRNVTASLIGTQIDPVIQLSDAALFFQELYTKAQSLKHALKLVQELDAKSVANPLVSIVPLPTGHEDVSSQALPLGTITIPFPDYTDAQLKDIISHPDLSSAQIFIDGMEKVLANWLLSITSNINIVPLSEAEEEIVTKYQKHLRDLKPLFSTGTTPSGANYKDLYGIPTALLEEIATLPVKDSPPKSRTVAFWQDMMVVYSAITSINFPANEYLNTQLAERSLNISTAQTMQQLLRNFYSNLKDFLTPLWEETKAKTSIQVEYNARNSGIIQSWLNLGGIFRLLTENLPQGTPTSLPLNLSNTIYTFLNAMGDIVIGSGSQGSIRLDAFLGIQYVYQRCAFLYGTSASAPSTSDYTNFLNADRAYWKARARTFDVTGNGVFDHFASNWLAPGYKGLTIFNKNQLNQYNPRFFQEALNLVKNKPMDQSNYQKVADAANTAINSINNLIKIWNTEIVSIQSQKESIDPPQLKYYETMLENKKTFVNSTPLQSTYTSLMLDKFLPMQQHVLSALGDQMTFSNKAAKYLNTLISKITSFQTSDVYYSLSIYLRQMNLQALIDPIRKAITVLNNEKTRCMTDIKRAQQVQSEINKIIPEVQANLEMTSSQKRELVTTLTSYKSQFDDLIRNLSQLLVFLVGMSIDPVANPKAVDKAFDVTIYKEASDSWIRQLASFESFVIEGGHHGVVPGGEQQILQAMESSAEDFTTFNQNQQLALQLESSAMQQEWTIVSTALALLNQMFSKLARRINS, from the coding sequence GTGACAATCCAATCATATTATATTAATTTTACACGTAATGTTACCGCATCTTTAATTGGCACCCAAATAGATCCAGTTATTCAGTTATCAGATGCTGCATTGTTTTTCCAGGAGCTATATACTAAAGCTCAAAGCTTGAAACATGCTTTAAAATTAGTACAAGAGTTAGACGCAAAAAGTGTTGCTAACCCTTTAGTTTCTATAGTCCCTTTACCTACTGGCCATGAGGATGTAAGTTCGCAAGCTTTACCTTTAGGGACAATAACGATTCCCTTTCCAGATTATACAGATGCACAACTTAAAGATATTATCTCGCATCCTGACCTTTCTTCTGCACAGATATTTATCGACGGCATGGAGAAAGTACTTGCAAATTGGCTTCTTTCTATTACCTCCAATATAAACATTGTTCCCCTTTCCGAGGCTGAAGAGGAAATTGTTACTAAATATCAGAAGCACTTAAGGGATTTAAAACCTTTATTTAGTACTGGAACTACTCCATCAGGGGCTAATTACAAGGATCTTTATGGTATTCCTACAGCTTTATTAGAAGAAATTGCAACTTTACCAGTTAAGGATAGCCCTCCAAAAAGTCGGACGGTTGCTTTTTGGCAAGATATGATGGTCGTATACAGTGCAATAACATCTATTAACTTCCCTGCTAATGAATACCTAAACACGCAATTGGCGGAACGCTCCTTAAATATTTCTACAGCACAAACTATGCAGCAACTTTTAAGAAACTTTTATAGTAACTTAAAAGATTTTCTCACGCCTTTATGGGAAGAGACCAAGGCAAAAACTTCTATCCAGGTTGAATATAATGCTCGTAATTCAGGGATAATCCAAAGCTGGCTAAATTTAGGTGGGATATTCCGACTACTTACCGAAAACCTTCCCCAAGGCACACCTACAAGTCTTCCTTTGAATCTTTCAAATACTATCTATACTTTTCTTAACGCTATGGGCGATATTGTTATAGGGAGTGGTTCACAAGGCTCTATACGCTTAGATGCATTTCTTGGCATTCAGTATGTTTACCAGCGTTGTGCTTTTTTATACGGAACCTCTGCTTCGGCACCTTCTACTTCTGATTATACTAATTTTCTTAATGCGGACAGAGCCTATTGGAAAGCACGTGCTAGAACGTTCGATGTTACTGGCAATGGCGTATTTGATCATTTTGCGTCTAACTGGTTAGCCCCGGGTTATAAAGGCTTAACTATTTTTAACAAAAATCAACTCAATCAATACAATCCTCGTTTTTTCCAGGAGGCTCTCAACTTAGTAAAAAATAAGCCCATGGATCAAAGTAATTATCAAAAAGTTGCTGATGCCGCGAATACCGCAATCAATAGTATCAATAATCTGATCAAGATATGGAATACAGAGATTGTTAGTATACAAAGTCAAAAAGAGTCTATAGATCCCCCTCAGCTCAAGTATTATGAGACTATGCTAGAAAATAAAAAGACTTTTGTGAATTCCACTCCTCTACAGAGTACGTATACTTCATTGATGTTGGATAAATTTTTGCCAATGCAACAGCACGTTTTAAGCGCCTTAGGAGATCAGATGACGTTTTCAAATAAGGCTGCAAAATATTTGAATACACTTATTAGTAAGATTACAAGTTTTCAAACTTCTGATGTTTACTACTCTCTTTCTATTTACTTACGTCAGATGAACTTGCAAGCTCTTATCGACCCTATCCGTAAGGCCATTACCGTTTTAAATAATGAAAAGACGCGGTGTATGACAGATATCAAAAGGGCTCAACAAGTACAAAGTGAAATCAATAAGATAATTCCTGAGGTACAAGCAAATTTGGAAATGACTTCGTCCCAAAAACGAGAGCTTGTGACAACGTTGACGTCTTATAAGTCACAGTTTGATGATTTGATACGTAACCTATCACAGTTGTTGGTGTTTCTTGTGGGGATGTCTATAGATCCGGTAGCAAACCCTAAAGCCGTAGATAAAGCTTTTGATGTGACAATCTATAAGGAAGCATCTGACAGTTGGATACGGCAGTTAGCAAGTTTTGAGAGTTTTGTAATTGAAGGGGGGCATCATGGTGTTGTCCCTGGGGGAGAACAGCAGATCTTACAGGCTATGGAGTCTTCAGCAGAAGATTTTACTACCTTCAACCAAAACCAGCAGCTTGCTTTGCAATTAGAATCTTCAGCAATGCAGCAAGAATGGACGATAGTGAGTACGGCTCTTGCTTTACTTAACCAGATGTTTTCGAAGCTAGCACGTAGAATTAACTCTTAA